The Terriglobus tenax genome contains a region encoding:
- a CDS encoding Gfo/Idh/MocA family protein → MLQVAVIGAGVFGRNHIRLYRELPGVHLAAIVDPAVHFEDTPTFSTVEALLASGLHIDCASVCVPTSAHAQVASQLLQAGIDCLIEKPFAASLAEAEQVLNLAEQHGRIVQIGHLERFNPAVTATLPILTRPMFFESHRLSIFTPRSLDVDVVLDLMIHDLDVVLTMVNSPVTEVRAVGLPVLSPKVDIANVRLEFATGCVANFTASRVSTERVRKLRFFQPHQYVSLDFARQDLLVIDVADAAAAAAAMASSPLQHPSTGLALRKLPVENGEPLKLEIESFLASVQTRQQPRVTGQQGKAALELALQINQMIAQHASRAGLK, encoded by the coding sequence GTGCTCCAGGTAGCTGTCATCGGTGCCGGTGTCTTCGGCAGAAACCACATCCGCCTCTATCGCGAACTGCCCGGAGTCCATCTCGCGGCCATCGTCGACCCCGCGGTCCACTTCGAAGACACCCCAACCTTCTCCACCGTCGAGGCCCTGCTCGCCAGCGGCCTGCACATCGACTGTGCTTCGGTTTGTGTGCCTACCTCGGCACACGCGCAGGTCGCCTCGCAGCTCCTCCAGGCTGGTATCGACTGCCTTATTGAGAAGCCCTTTGCCGCCTCTCTTGCTGAGGCCGAACAGGTTCTCAACCTGGCCGAACAGCACGGTCGCATTGTCCAGATCGGGCATCTTGAACGCTTCAACCCCGCCGTCACAGCAACGCTGCCCATCCTCACGCGGCCCATGTTCTTTGAGTCGCACCGGCTCAGCATCTTCACTCCGCGCTCGCTGGATGTTGATGTCGTCCTCGACCTCATGATCCACGACCTCGATGTTGTTCTTACCATGGTCAACTCTCCGGTCACAGAGGTTCGCGCCGTCGGCCTGCCCGTGCTCTCACCCAAGGTCGACATCGCCAACGTCCGGCTTGAGTTCGCCACCGGTTGCGTCGCCAATTTCACCGCCAGCCGCGTCTCCACGGAGCGTGTCCGCAAGCTGCGTTTCTTCCAGCCACACCAATACGTCTCGCTTGATTTTGCTCGGCAGGATCTTCTGGTCATTGACGTGGCAGACGCCGCGGCTGCCGCAGCAGCCATGGCCTCCAGCCCGCTCCAGCACCCCTCTACGGGGCTTGCACTGCGCAAGCTGCCGGTCGAAAACGGCGAACCCCTCAAGCTCGAAATTGAATCGTTCCTCGCCTCAGTTCAGACGCGCCAGCAACCCCGCGTCACCGGTCAGCAGGGCAAAGCGGCCTTAGAGCTCGCGCTCCAGATCAACCAGATGATCGCCCAGCACGCCTCCCGCGCCGGCCTCAAATAA
- a CDS encoding HYR domain-containing protein, translating into MQTAKDTFYAALRDRMAAQFPGRTAAIRGLVRPAVMVEENELVTGDSPLETFVLRWTGRSVEGSSDVEMLTCEIRYATEGSQELAGVDRGRRLSELDAELTQVLEPRVTAEKNFAISPPEVTGANVFWSEPAFEDSATDADRLERVVKVSVMSSSAAVEE; encoded by the coding sequence ATGCAGACGGCTAAGGATACGTTTTATGCGGCGCTGCGTGATCGCATGGCGGCGCAGTTCCCTGGGCGGACGGCGGCAATTCGCGGGCTGGTTCGACCGGCGGTGATGGTGGAGGAGAACGAACTGGTGACGGGGGACTCTCCGCTGGAGACCTTTGTGCTGCGATGGACGGGACGCAGCGTGGAGGGAAGCTCGGACGTGGAGATGCTGACGTGTGAGATTCGTTATGCGACAGAGGGCAGCCAGGAGCTGGCCGGCGTGGATCGCGGCCGCAGGTTGAGTGAGCTGGATGCAGAACTGACGCAGGTACTGGAGCCTCGCGTGACGGCAGAGAAGAACTTTGCGATTTCGCCGCCCGAGGTGACGGGCGCGAATGTGTTCTGGAGCGAACCGGCGTTTGAAGACTCCGCGACGGATGCGGACAGGCTGGAGCGCGTGGTGAAGGTGAGCGTGATGAGCAGCAGCGCGGCCGTGGAGGAGTAG
- the purK gene encoding 5-(carboxyamino)imidazole ribonucleotide synthase: MSAILPGKTVGIFGGGQLGRMMAMAARSFGYKIHVLDPDPNCPAAYVVDKVIEASWRDDWEAGNLARGCDVVTLEIEQISPESMAMATRFAPVRPGGQMLAIIQDKVEQKNWLQKMGFPVGAFRGVHSLEQLTSAVMELGGNCFIKSARGGYDGRGQARMYPEEVTDGTIRDAWLAVGETDCVVEKAVDLEQEISVMVARSPSGEVKVFPAAGNVHENQILVWSVIPAPVPHELDKQAREIGEALADTFQLEGVMAVEMFVTKDGKLLINELAPRPHNSYHQSERACVTGQFEQAIRAVCDLPLGDVSLVQPAAIANLLGEVWLDEAGNEREPQFDAALAVPGVRLHLYEKLKPRRGRKMGHLSAVGATGEEAIARVREAKAKL, translated from the coding sequence GTGAGTGCGATTCTTCCTGGTAAAACCGTCGGCATTTTTGGCGGTGGGCAGCTTGGGCGCATGATGGCAATGGCCGCGCGCTCGTTTGGCTACAAGATTCATGTGCTGGACCCGGACCCGAACTGTCCGGCCGCGTACGTTGTCGACAAGGTGATTGAGGCCAGCTGGCGCGATGACTGGGAGGCCGGCAACCTGGCACGCGGATGCGACGTGGTCACGCTGGAGATTGAGCAGATTTCTCCTGAGAGCATGGCCATGGCCACGCGGTTTGCCCCGGTACGCCCGGGTGGGCAGATGCTGGCCATTATCCAGGACAAGGTCGAGCAAAAGAACTGGCTGCAGAAGATGGGTTTCCCGGTAGGTGCGTTCCGCGGCGTGCACTCGCTGGAGCAGTTGACCAGCGCGGTGATGGAGCTTGGCGGCAACTGCTTTATCAAGAGCGCCCGCGGCGGCTATGACGGCCGCGGGCAGGCTCGCATGTATCCGGAGGAAGTGACCGACGGCACGATTCGCGATGCGTGGCTGGCCGTAGGCGAGACCGACTGCGTCGTGGAGAAGGCTGTCGACCTGGAGCAGGAGATCAGCGTGATGGTAGCGCGCTCGCCCAGTGGCGAGGTGAAGGTCTTCCCCGCAGCCGGCAACGTGCATGAGAACCAGATCCTGGTGTGGAGCGTGATTCCCGCCCCGGTACCGCATGAACTGGACAAACAGGCGCGCGAGATTGGCGAGGCGCTGGCCGATACTTTCCAGCTGGAAGGCGTGATGGCCGTAGAGATGTTCGTCACGAAGGATGGCAAGCTGCTGATCAACGAGCTGGCTCCGCGGCCGCATAACAGCTACCACCAGAGCGAACGCGCCTGCGTGACCGGCCAGTTCGAGCAGGCGATTCGCGCGGTGTGCGATCTGCCGCTGGGTGATGTTTCGCTGGTGCAGCCCGCAGCGATTGCCAACCTGCTGGGCGAGGTTTGGCTGGATGAGGCCGGTAACGAGCGCGAGCCACAGTTTGACGCAGCACTGGCGGTCCCCGGCGTACGGCTGCACCTGTACGAGAAGCTGAAACCACGCAGGGGACGAAAGATGGGACATCTGTCCGCCGTGGGAGCTACGGGGGAAGAGGCGATTGCCCGCGTAAGAGAAGCAAAGGCAAAGTTGTAG
- a CDS encoding LolA-like protein, whose protein sequence is MRAGFLLGAVLLTSGCFRHTYRVQKAAPVANVKTATLDELVGQIQGRFDSVKTMNASVEIVASTGGAKQGKVTVYTAFSGYILLRKPEDLRVLLLLPVVHTRAIDMVTDGTTFKMLIPPKNRAITGSNELATPSKNPLENLRPAVFYDSLMIKGVQPKELVALTSDERVYQPDPKKKDIVSEPDYDVSLYTQKNGGAELETRRVIHIGRSTMLPYAQDIYDNEGRVVTRATYENYQKFGDIDFPTKVTIDRPLDELKIEMTLTKVAPNQEMENDQFELTIPANAQVQKLP, encoded by the coding sequence TTGCGAGCTGGATTTTTGCTGGGAGCGGTGTTGCTGACCAGCGGATGCTTCCGGCATACGTATCGCGTCCAGAAGGCCGCGCCGGTGGCAAACGTGAAGACTGCCACGCTGGACGAACTCGTCGGGCAGATCCAGGGACGTTTTGACTCGGTCAAGACGATGAACGCGTCCGTAGAGATTGTGGCCAGTACGGGCGGCGCAAAACAGGGCAAAGTTACGGTTTATACCGCTTTCAGCGGATATATCCTTCTGCGCAAACCGGAAGACCTGCGAGTGCTGCTACTGCTGCCGGTGGTGCATACACGCGCCATCGACATGGTGACCGATGGCACGACCTTCAAGATGCTGATTCCGCCGAAGAACCGGGCGATTACGGGCAGTAATGAACTGGCGACCCCGTCGAAGAATCCGCTGGAGAACCTGCGGCCCGCGGTGTTCTATGACTCGCTGATGATCAAGGGTGTACAGCCGAAGGAACTGGTGGCCCTGACGTCGGATGAGCGTGTCTATCAGCCGGATCCGAAGAAAAAGGACATCGTTTCCGAGCCGGATTACGATGTGAGCCTGTATACGCAGAAGAATGGCGGCGCAGAGCTGGAAACCCGTCGCGTGATCCATATTGGCAGAAGCACCATGCTGCCGTATGCCCAGGACATCTACGACAACGAAGGTCGCGTGGTGACACGTGCCACCTACGAGAACTACCAGAAGTTTGGGGATATTGATTTCCCGACAAAGGTCACCATTGACCGCCCCCTGGATGAGCTGAAGATTGAGATGACACTGACCAAGGTGGCTCCTAACCAGGAGATGGAAAACGATCAGTTTGAACTGACGATTCCAGCCAATGCTCAGGTACAGAAGCTTCCGTAA
- the purE gene encoding 5-(carboxyamino)imidazole ribonucleotide mutase: MSALPLVGVVMGSRSDFKVMKAAVTVLQEFGVPYEARVVSAHRTPDLLMEYAATAEQRGLHVIIAGAGGAAHLPGMLAAKTVVPVLGVPVPATCLQGQDSLLSIVQMPKGIPVGTLAIGEPGAMNAGLLAVAILATTDEPLREKLKAWRAARTAAVLTESLDGEL, translated from the coding sequence ATGAGCGCCTTGCCGCTGGTTGGAGTGGTGATGGGCAGCCGGAGTGACTTTAAGGTCATGAAGGCTGCCGTTACTGTGTTGCAGGAGTTTGGCGTGCCCTACGAGGCACGCGTTGTGTCAGCCCACCGTACCCCGGATCTGCTGATGGAATATGCGGCCACCGCCGAACAGCGCGGGCTGCACGTGATTATTGCGGGCGCCGGCGGCGCGGCGCACCTGCCGGGTATGCTGGCGGCGAAGACCGTGGTGCCGGTGCTGGGCGTTCCCGTGCCCGCAACCTGCCTGCAGGGGCAGGACTCTCTGCTGTCGATTGTGCAGATGCCGAAGGGCATTCCCGTGGGCACCCTGGCGATTGGCGAGCCGGGTGCGATGAACGCCGGGCTGCTGGCCGTGGCTATACTGGCGACGACCGACGAGCCTCTGCGCGAGAAGTTGAAGGCATGGCGCGCCGCGCGTACCGCAGCCGTGCTGACCGAGAGTCTGGATGGTGAGTTGTGA